Genomic DNA from Desulfuromonas sp. TF:
GGCAGGGGTATAAGCGCTCTTCGGTAGTGTGACAACTGGCACCCCTGTCACCGAAGGACGGACCCCATGAAAGAACTCATCGAATTCATCGCCAAGTCGCTGGTTGAAAATCCCGAGGCGGTCACCATCTCCGAAGAGGAGGGCGAGGACGGAAGCATCCTCGTGAAGCTGGCCGCCGCCCAGGAGGATATGGGGCGGATCATCGGCAAGCAGGGACGCACAGCCAAGGCCATGCGCACCCTGCTCAATGCCAAGGCCACCAGGGAAAACAAGCGGGCTACCCTGCAGATCATGGAGTGATGGGCGTCGAAGAAGGTGAACTCGTTCGTCTCGGGATGGTGATGGGTACCCACGGGCTGCGGGGAGACCTCAAGATTATGCCGCAGTCACCCGATGCCCAGGCCCTTCTCGATGCCCGGCAGATCTTTCTGCGCAGGGCGGGAGAGCCGGCCGTCGCGTACAGCCCGGTGCGGACCACTGTCCACAAGGCGGTATATCTGCTTCGCCTTGAGGGGCTGGACCACATCAATGACGTTGAATCCCTGGTGGGGTGCGAAGTGCTGATCCGGCGTGACGACCTGCCGGAGCCCGAGGGAGATGACGTTTACTGGATGGACCTGCAGGGAATGACGGTCGTCGACCGGCTCTTCGGTGAACTGGGAACCCTGGACGATCTGTTTACGACGGCGGCCCATGATGTCTATGTCGTCAATGGCCGTTTCGGCGAAGTCCTGATTCCTGCGGTCGGCGAGTTCATTGTGGAGATCGATCTGCCTGGCCGTCGGATGTCGGTCGATCTTCCCGAAGGACTGGTCCGGGAACCCGATGAAGTTTGATGTACTTACCCTTTTTCCCGCCATGATCGACTCCCCCTTTGCCGGGAGCATTCTCGGGAAGGCGGTGGAAAAAGGATTGATTCGTATTGCCGCCCACAACCTTCGGGATTGGGCGGAGGGACGGCACAAGGTTACCGATGACGCCCCTTACGGCGGCGGAGACGGAATGGTGATGAAGCCGGAGCCGGTGGCCCGGGCCTTGTCGCAGCTGAAGGTGGATTCCCCCGGAGCCAGGGTCCTGCTCATGACTCCCCAGGGCGTTCCCTTTCGTCAGTCCGATGCGCAGGCCCTCTCCCGGGAGGAAGGGCTTATTTTCGTGTGCGGCCGGTATGAGGGATTTGACGAGCGTATCCGGTCCATGGTGGACGCCGAGTACTCCCTGGGGGACTTCGTTCTCACGGGGGGCGAACTGGCCGCGATGGTCATGATTGACGCCGTCGCCCGGCTGATCCCGGGAGTGCTGGGGAGCAGCGGAAGCGCCCTGGGCGATTCGTTCGCCGACGGGCTTCTCGAATATCCGCACTACACTCGTCCCGTCGAGTTCGAGGGACGGCGGGTGCCGGAGGTTCTTCTCTCAGGCAATCATGCCGAGATCGCGCGCTGGCGTCGTCGGCAGCAGTTGAAGCGCACGCTGCGGCGGCGGCCGGATCTGCTGCCCGGAGCCCGGCTTTCTGAAGAGGACCGCCGGTTTCTTGCCGAACTGAAGCAGGATGCGGCGGACGAGGAAGCATGATCAGGCGTCCGATGGCGGTAGCTCTGGTCCACCACCCGATACGTGACCGCCGGGGCGATACGGTGACCGCGTCCGTGACCAACCTGGATCTGCACGATATCGCCCGGACCGCCCGGACTTATGGTGTCGATCGTTTCTATCTGGTCACTCCCGTTGCCGAACAGCGGGTCCTGGTGGAGCGGATTCTGGAGCACTGGCATACCGGCCACGGAGCCTCCTACAATCCGCACCGGGGTGAGGCCCTTGATCTCGTGGAGCCGGTTTCGACCCTCGACGAGGCTCTTGCCCGATGGCAACAGCGTACCGGCGATGATCCGCTGCCGGTCCTGACCGGCGCCGCCCGGACCGACGGCATCACATTCGCCCGCTGCCGGGCGCTGGTGCAGCAGCACCCGCTCCTTCTTGTCTTCGGGACCGGGTGGGGGCTGGCCGACGAAGTTTTCGAGCGTGGCTGGACTGTTCTTGAGCCGGTGTCGGGAGCCGGTGATTACAACCACCTGCCGGTCCGTGCGGCAGCCGCCATTATCCTGGATCGCCTGTTTGCCGGCGAACAGAGATGAAAACGGGCGGATAGCGAATTTAGGATATCTGTCGGAAGCCGCTTGTGGAATCAAGGCTTGCATATCAATAAATAACAAAGCCGATGATCTGAAAAGGATCAGCATAGAGGAGGAAGTCATGAACATCATTGACCATCTGGCAATGGAACACATCAGGAAAGATATCCCACCCTTCAAGGCGGGCGATACCCTGCGGGTGCACGTGAAGATCGTCGAAGGCGACAAACAACGGATCCAGGTCTATCAGGGTGTCTGCATCAAGAGGGTGAACCGGGGCGTCGGATCCACCTTCACCGTCCGCAAGATTTCCAACAGTTTCGGTGTGGAGCGGATCTTCTCCCTGCATTCTCCCGCCGTTGAGAAGATCGAGGTGGTGATGGTCGGGCAGGTGCGCCGCGCCAAGCTTTACTACCTGCGCAATCTTTACGGCAAGGCCGCCCGAATCAGGGAAAAGCGTCTGGCCTGATGTTCGAAACAGAAAAAGCCCCGGTGTCTGCCGGGGCTTTTTCTGTTTGAACGCGCCGATTCCCGCGGGGCTATTCGGGTCAGACGGTATGAGGGGAAAATCAGTGATGCGTTGAGACGGCTACTGCGGCAGGGGAAACCAGGACGGCATAGATCAGGACGGTGATGATGCCGTACAGGACCAGAGCGGCCCATCCTCCCTGGCTCAGGACATCTTTCAACTCTCTCCAGTCGACCAGGAAACCGAGATAGCCTGCCAGAGCCAAAACGAAAAAGACGACGACCATGGAATTTTCTCCTCCTTTCGAGAACATTGGAAATCAGCAATTATTGTATACGAAGCGCGGGGTGAAATCCAGCCGTAAATTCGACTCGGGAGATGTCCCATGACCCTGGAGCTTTTTCCCGCCCTTCCGTTGTCCCCTCTCCATTTTGAAGAATGGGCCCTTTCCAGGGGCTTCCGGACGGTGGCGGGAGTGGACGAAGCCGGTCGGGGCCCTCTGGCCGGGCCGGTAGTCGCAGCGGCGGTCGTCCTGCCTGAGGGCTTCGAGCTGCCGGGACTGGACGATTCGAAAAAACTCTCCGTCGATCAGCGCGAGCGCCTTCTCCCCCTGATTCGTTCGAAGGCGCTGGCCTTCGGAGTGGGGATCGTGTCCGCCGGCGAAATCGACCGGATGAACATTCTTCAGGCGACCCTCAAGGGAATGGCCCTGGCGGTGCGGCGCCTGCGGACCGCCCCCGATTATCTCCTCGTCGACGGCATCACACCGGTTCCTCTTCCCCTTCAGCAGAAGACCATCAAGCAGGGGGATTCCCGTTCTCTGTCGGTGGCGGCCGCCTCGGTGCTGGCCAAGGTGGTGCGCGACCGGCTCATGACCGGTTACGACCAGATCTATCCCGGGTACGATTTAGCCCGGAACAAGGGATATGCCAGCGCCGGACACCTGGCGGCCATCGCCCGGCTCGGCCCGTCGCCCCTCCACCGGCTCACTTTCAGAGGAGTCCGTGAGCATGTGGTGAAAAACGAGGGTGGGTTATGACCGAGGAGCGACTGGCTCTTGGCCGGTGGGGAGAGGAGGAAGCCGCCCGGCATCTGATTCGCCTTGGGATGAAAATCCTTGAACGCAATTTCCGCACTCCAGTGGGTGAAATCGACCTCATCGCCCGTCATGGGAAGACTCTGGTTTTTGCCGAGGTCAAGACCCGTCGCAGCAACGCTTTCGGAACGCCGCAGGAAGCGGTCGGCGCCGCCAAGCAGCGTCAGATAATCCGCACCGCCCAGTGGTATCTCGGCAATGGCAAGGGAAAGGGGCTCCAGCCCCGTTTCGACGTTGTCGCCGTGAGCCCCGGACCCGCGGGAGCCGTTGTGGAGCACATTCCCAATGCTTTCGGGCTGTGAAAAACCGTCTTTTGTCATTTGTCCTTTGTCATCTGTGAGAAAGGCTATTCATCCGATACAAATGACCAATGACCATGGACTAATGACGATTTGCCTTTTTGGTCCATCGTCTCTACAATGAGCCGAAATTGACGTACTGAATTTCTCGGGAGAAGGTTGCCATGGAAACCGCACTTTCCGCTCTGGGGCTGGTGAGGATCGGGGTCGTTTCCCCCGATCTGCGCGTGGCCGACATCGACTACAATCTGGAGCGTATCTGGCTGGCCGTTGACGAGGGTCTTAGCCGCAATTGCCGCTTCCTCGTCTTTCCCGAACTATGTCTCACCTCCTACAGCTGCGGCGATCTTTTTTTCCAATCCCTTCTGATTGAACGGACGCGAGAAGCACTCTGGCAGCTTGCCGACCTGACTGCCGAAAAGGAAGCGACTCTTGTCGTCGGAGCTCCGATCGCTCAGGGGGGGCGCCTGTTCAACTGCGCGGTCTTCATCTCCGGCGGCAGGATACTCGGCGTCGTCCCGAAAACCTATCTGCCCAATACCCAGGAATTTTATGAGGAGCGGTGGTTCTCCTCGGCCCGAGACCTTACGGAGCAGGATCTGGAATGGCGGGGAGAGAGAATTCCCTTCGGAACGGACCTGCTGTTCCGGGCCGACGACATGCCCGATTGTCTGATCGGCATCGAAATCTGCGAGGACGTATGGTCGGTCAATCCGCCGAGCGGCGGGATGGCGACGGCCGGCGCCACAGTGCTGCT
This window encodes:
- a CDS encoding RNA methyltransferase, with the protein product MIRRPMAVALVHHPIRDRRGDTVTASVTNLDLHDIARTARTYGVDRFYLVTPVAEQRVLVERILEHWHTGHGASYNPHRGEALDLVEPVSTLDEALARWQQRTGDDPLPVLTGAARTDGITFARCRALVQQHPLLLVFGTGWGLADEVFERGWTVLEPVSGAGDYNHLPVRAAAAIILDRLFAGEQR
- the trmD gene encoding tRNA (guanosine(37)-N1)-methyltransferase TrmD; its protein translation is MKFDVLTLFPAMIDSPFAGSILGKAVEKGLIRIAAHNLRDWAEGRHKVTDDAPYGGGDGMVMKPEPVARALSQLKVDSPGARVLLMTPQGVPFRQSDAQALSREEGLIFVCGRYEGFDERIRSMVDAEYSLGDFVLTGGELAAMVMIDAVARLIPGVLGSSGSALGDSFADGLLEYPHYTRPVEFEGRRVPEVLLSGNHAEIARWRRRQQLKRTLRRRPDLLPGARLSEEDRRFLAELKQDAADEEA
- the rplS gene encoding 50S ribosomal protein L19, which produces MNIIDHLAMEHIRKDIPPFKAGDTLRVHVKIVEGDKQRIQVYQGVCIKRVNRGVGSTFTVRKISNSFGVERIFSLHSPAVEKIEVVMVGQVRRAKLYYLRNLYGKAARIREKRLA
- a CDS encoding KH domain-containing protein translates to MKELIEFIAKSLVENPEAVTISEEEGEDGSILVKLAAAQEDMGRIIGKQGRTAKAMRTLLNAKATRENKRATLQIME
- the rimM gene encoding ribosome maturation factor RimM (Essential for efficient processing of 16S rRNA); the protein is MGVEEGELVRLGMVMGTHGLRGDLKIMPQSPDAQALLDARQIFLRRAGEPAVAYSPVRTTVHKAVYLLRLEGLDHINDVESLVGCEVLIRRDDLPEPEGDDVYWMDLQGMTVVDRLFGELGTLDDLFTTAAHDVYVVNGRFGEVLIPAVGEFIVEIDLPGRRMSVDLPEGLVREPDEV
- a CDS encoding ribonuclease HII; the protein is MTLELFPALPLSPLHFEEWALSRGFRTVAGVDEAGRGPLAGPVVAAAVVLPEGFELPGLDDSKKLSVDQRERLLPLIRSKALAFGVGIVSAGEIDRMNILQATLKGMALAVRRLRTAPDYLLVDGITPVPLPLQQKTIKQGDSRSLSVAAASVLAKVVRDRLMTGYDQIYPGYDLARNKGYASAGHLAAIARLGPSPLHRLTFRGVREHVVKNEGGL
- a CDS encoding YraN family protein, which produces MTEERLALGRWGEEEAARHLIRLGMKILERNFRTPVGEIDLIARHGKTLVFAEVKTRRSNAFGTPQEAVGAAKQRQIIRTAQWYLGNGKGKGLQPRFDVVAVSPGPAGAVVEHIPNAFGL